In a genomic window of Polyodon spathula isolate WHYD16114869_AA chromosome 21, ASM1765450v1, whole genome shotgun sequence:
- the LOC121296214 gene encoding uncharacterized protein LOC121296214, which yields MLDEKCTGTWQYVYVTSGSPTSRRNLEQDSQKLIQDFLSVGKESPEYLNHVSKQVDKYRHQTVPLKKPTEYPLRIGGLNDTIYEEREDELEAWENFYMPDRVEMKVIGAIDTFPSLAVGLQLIILAGKDGNVYAYENEVLHQVADSLQDLFENGLSFPGTKIYNYGECFEPMTDDEYSELMQSEEVKKMEDETREFIQSNEDEFLRILACIEEKENAEKVVSNKVVPYNNHSKHAQQLTISNLTDYNYNAVLDILTWATQQQLLTFEDVISFLIREKLQELVLWADREYELSRAVKKILLLFRISPTPLLAIQAPSPTPHKIGTKKIVGGGGGNGCFTKYR from the exons ATGCTTGATGAAAAATGCACAGGGACTTG gcaaTATGTATATGTAACTTCTGGGTCACCTACTTCAAG GAGGAACTTGGAGCAAGACTCACAGAAGCTGATCCAGGATTTCTTAAGTGTTGGTAAAG aGTCACCCGAATACCTTAACCATGTGTCCAAACAAGTAGACAAATACAGACACCAGACTGTTCCTCTGAAGAAGCCAACAGAGTATCCACTGAGAATTGGGGGGCTAAATGACACAATCTATGAAGAAAGGGAGGACGAGCTTGAAGCATGGGAAAACTTCTACATGCCTGACCGAGTGGAGATGAAAGTTATCGGTGCCATTGATACCTTCCCGAGTCTGGCTGTGGGGCTGCAGCTGATCATTCTGGCAGGCAAAGATGGCAACGTCTATGCTTATGAAAATGAGGTGTTGCACCAAGTGGCTGACAGCTTGCAGGACCTCTTTGAAAATGGACTTTCCTTTCCTGGAACCAAAATCTACAACTATGGGGAATGTTTTGAGCCAATG actgaTGATGAATACAGTGAGTTAATGCAGAGTgaagaagtaaagaaaatggAAGATGAGACCAGGGAATTCATCCAAAGCAATGAAGATGAATTTCTGAGGATACTGGCCTGCATTGAAGAAAAAGAGAATGCAGAAAAGGTTGTGTCCAACAAAGTTGTACCTTATAACAACCACAGCAAGCATGCACAACAATTGACCATCAGTAATTTAACTGATTACAATTATAATGCAGTTCTAGATATTTTGACTTGGGCCACCCAGCAACAATTGCTGACATTTGAAGATGTGATCAGTTTCTTAATTCGTGAAAAGCTGCAGGAGTTAGTATTATGGGCAGACAGAGAATATGAGCTGAGCAGAGCGGTGAAAAAAATCCTCTTATTGTTCAGAATATCCCCCACTCCGCTGCTTGCGATTCAGGCTCCCTCCCCCACTCCACACAAAATAGGCACAAAGAAaatagttgggggggggggggggaacggcTGTTTTACCAAATAccgatga
- the LOC121296625 gene encoding uncharacterized protein LOC121296625: MAQNQERDQRSLEARRREFILRKKKEAEDLKKYGYYFIMKFVDLYKKYQPEVLHAYTTEVLHCIFFLGHMRKIEPTDFFETNGLISKLQQMFPDPFEKYKTHLPTRTPFSIILDAIVHIKDNQHENKVMDCLVAFLKDVKLSKHDPDTKHQNHYTLEATVICICHYEKTNIQRSNNFYGASLSCKGKVEQEVMIAVSCLETWNAAVAHAVSLADNGGAIMLPKTVKCSAFKRNWRTDHYFGTPPCKKCITIFQGPSFKPCQYKTDKEPKWPEWPYGNCAETESLSKLLNAEPELYQQVKILKNNSPANLERVTVQNKAKQILVSKLEEKYYVTNGNEVQFQFFKPPPSPF, from the exons ATGGCACAG AACCAAGAAAGAGACCAACGCAGTTTGGAAGCAAGAAG AAGAGAATTTATTTTACGTAAAAAGAAAGAAGCAGAAGACCTGAAGAAATATGGGTACTATTTCATCATGAAGTTTGTAGACCTTTACAAAAAGTATCAACCAGAAGTCCTCCATGCATACACAACTGAG GTGCTACACTGCATATTCTTTTTGGGCCACATGCGCAAAATTGAGCCTACAGATTTCTTTGAGACTAATGGGCTAATATCCAAATTACAACAAATGTTTCCAGACCCTTTTGAGAAATACAAAACCCACCTGCCGACCCGCACTCCTTTCTCCATCATACTTGATGCG ATTGTGCACATCAAAGACAATCAGCATGAAAACAAGGTCATGGACTGTCTGGTTGCTTTCTTGAAAGACGTGAAGCTGTCAAAACACGACCCTGATACCAAACATCAGAACCATTACACTTTGGAGGCCACTGTCATCTGCATTTGCCATTATGAAAAGACAAACATACAAAGGTCAAACAACTTCTACGGCGCGTCCCTGTCCTGCAAGGGGAAAGTAGAGCAGGAGGTCATGATCGCTGTATCATGTCTGGAAACATGGAATGCAGCAGTGGCTCATGCAGTGAGCCTTGCAGACAATGGTGGTGCCATCATGCTTccaaaaacagtaaaatgcagcGCCTTTAAAAGAAATTGGAGAACAGACCACTATTTCGGCACACCTCCATGCAAAAAATGCATTACTATATTCCAAGGCCCTTCGTTCAAGCCTTGTCAATACAAAACTGATAAGGAACCAAAATGGCCAGAATGGCCCTACGGCAACTGTGCTGAAACAGAATCTCTCAGCAAGCTCCTCAATGCAGAGCCAGAACTTTATCAACAAGTAAAGATTCTTAAGAACAACAGTCCAGCTAATCTTGAAAGAGTTACAGTTCAGAACAAGGCAAAACAAATTCTGGTCAGCAAGCTTGAAGAAAAATATTATGTGACTAATGGCAATGAGGTTCAGTTTCAGTTCTTTAAACCTCCTCCCAGTCCTTTTTAG